Proteins from one Gammaproteobacteria bacterium genomic window:
- the groL gene encoding chaperonin GroEL (60 kDa chaperone family; promotes refolding of misfolded polypeptides especially under stressful conditions; forms two stacked rings of heptamers to form a barrel-shaped 14mer; ends can be capped by GroES; misfolded proteins enter the barrel where they are refolded when GroES binds), which translates to MSAKEILFSTVARQKMLAGVNVLANAVKVTLGPKGRNVVLEKGYGAPTVTKDGVSVAKEINLEDKFENMGVQMVKEVSSKTADVAGDGTTTATVLAQSILNEGMKAVASGMNPMDLKRGIDKATAAAVADLKKQSKPCTDNKAIEQVGTISANSDHTIGGLIAQAMEKVGKEGVITVEEGSSLQDELDVVEGMQFDRGYLSPYFVNNAEKMQAELDAPFILVTDKKISNIREMLPALEAVSKTGKALVIIAEDLEGEALATLVVNNMRGILKVAAVKAPGFGDRRKAMLQDIAILTGGQVISEEVGLSLDQATLDQLGTAKKVVITKENTTIVDGAGSKAELDARLAQIRAQLAETSSDYDKEKLQERIAKLAGGVAVIKVGAATEVEMKEKKDRIDDALHATRAAVEEGIVPGGGVALIRALQAIKDLKGDNHDQDVGIRIARRAMEEPLRQIVANAGDEPSVIVNKVAEGKGNFGYNAATGEFGDMVAMGILDPTKVTRSALQNAASIAGLMLTTEAMIAEKPKAEAAAPAGGGMGDMGMM; encoded by the coding sequence AACGTCCTGGCCAACGCGGTTAAAGTAACCCTGGGCCCCAAGGGCCGCAATGTTGTGCTGGAAAAAGGCTACGGCGCCCCAACCGTCACCAAAGACGGTGTGTCCGTTGCCAAAGAAATCAACCTGGAAGACAAGTTTGAGAACATGGGCGTACAGATGGTGAAGGAAGTTTCTTCCAAAACCGCTGACGTCGCCGGCGATGGCACCACCACCGCGACCGTATTGGCGCAAAGCATCCTGAACGAAGGCATGAAGGCCGTTGCTTCCGGCATGAACCCGATGGATCTGAAACGCGGTATCGACAAAGCCACTGCCGCTGCCGTAGCCGATCTGAAAAAACAGTCCAAGCCATGCACCGACAACAAAGCCATTGAACAGGTCGGCACTATTTCTGCCAACTCCGACCACACCATCGGCGGCCTGATTGCACAAGCCATGGAAAAGGTCGGCAAAGAAGGCGTTATCACCGTTGAAGAAGGCTCCAGCCTGCAAGACGAGCTGGACGTGGTTGAAGGCATGCAGTTCGACCGTGGCTACCTGTCACCCTACTTCGTCAATAACGCTGAAAAAATGCAGGCCGAACTGGATGCACCATTCATCCTGGTAACTGACAAGAAAATCTCCAACATCCGCGAAATGCTGCCCGCTCTGGAAGCAGTTTCCAAAACTGGCAAAGCACTGGTGATTATCGCTGAAGACCTCGAAGGCGAAGCATTGGCAACGCTGGTAGTTAACAACATGCGCGGCATTCTGAAAGTGGCTGCGGTGAAGGCACCTGGTTTCGGCGACCGCCGTAAAGCCATGCTGCAAGACATCGCCATCCTGACCGGTGGTCAGGTGATCTCTGAAGAAGTTGGTCTGTCATTGGATCAAGCTACCCTGGATCAACTTGGCACTGCGAAAAAAGTGGTTATCACCAAAGAGAACACCACCATCGTTGACGGCGCTGGCAGCAAAGCCGAACTGGATGCACGTCTTGCACAAATCCGCGCGCAGTTGGCAGAAACTTCTTCTGACTACGACAAGGAAAAACTGCAAGAGCGCATTGCCAAACTGGCTGGCGGTGTTGCCGTCATCAAAGTTGGCGCAGCCACTGAAGTTGAAATGAAAGAAAAGAAAGATCGCATCGACGACGCACTGCACGCCACACGCGCAGCGGTTGAAGAAGGCATCGTCCCTGGCGGTGGCGTTGCGCTGATTCGCGCCCTGCAAGCCATCAAGGATCTGAAAGGCGACAACCACGACCAAGACGTTGGTATCCGCATCGCACGTCGTGCAATGGAAGAGCCTCTGCGTCAAATCGTGGCCAACGCTGGCGACGAACCTTCCGTGATCGTCAACAAGGTTGCCGAAGGTAAAGGCAATTTTGGTTACAACGCGGCCACCGGTGAGTTCGGCGACATGGTTGCCATGGGTATCCTGGATCCAACCAAGGTCACGCGTTCTGCACTGCAAAACGCCGCGTCCATCGCTGGTTTGATGCTGACAACCGAAGCCATGATTGCTGAAAAGCCAAAGGCCGAAGCTGCAGCGCCTGCCGGTGGTGGCATGGGCGACATGGGCATGATGTAA
- a CDS encoding dicarboxylate/amino acid:cation symporter — protein MQKNTDVTRKILIWMLAGLMVGSVINMFAANQDWVRVYFTDGLFHVIGAMFVSLLKMLVVPLVTFSLICGVCGLGDINKLGRVGGKSLGLFLLTTALAISLAIALALIVEPGKGFDLTANTSTFVAPEAPPLTQVLIDLIPSNPVAAFASGNMLQIIFFVVMFGICVVMLGERGKPIVDLSSRLNDIMMQLVTLVMQVAPYGVFALMAKAFANQGLGLIVPMFAYFSVVVLALLLHLTGTLMILLKVFGRVNPWMFLRKMREVQLFAFSTSSSNATLPVTLKTAEQRLGVDNSTASFVVPLGATINMDGTAIMQGVATVFIANVYGVELGVTGYLVVIAMAVLASIGTAGVPGVGLIMLAMVLHQVGLPVEGIALIMGVDRLLDMMRTAVNVTGDAMVSVIVAGSENTLDRQRYDDPRAGDAEEVVHLPHGDAK, from the coding sequence ATGCAAAAAAATACGGACGTGACCAGGAAAATCTTGATTTGGATGTTGGCCGGATTGATGGTGGGCAGCGTGATCAATATGTTCGCAGCCAATCAGGATTGGGTTCGTGTGTATTTCACCGATGGACTGTTCCATGTGATTGGAGCGATGTTTGTCAGCTTGCTGAAAATGCTGGTCGTACCGTTGGTGACATTTTCGTTGATTTGCGGCGTATGTGGTCTGGGAGATATCAACAAACTGGGGCGAGTGGGAGGCAAGTCATTGGGCTTGTTTCTGTTGACTACGGCGTTGGCGATTAGTCTGGCCATTGCGTTGGCATTGATCGTCGAGCCAGGCAAAGGATTTGATTTGACGGCTAACACCAGCACGTTTGTTGCGCCGGAAGCTCCGCCGTTGACTCAGGTGTTGATTGATCTGATACCGTCCAATCCAGTAGCAGCATTCGCCAGTGGCAATATGCTGCAAATTATTTTCTTTGTGGTGATGTTTGGTATTTGCGTAGTGATGTTGGGCGAGCGCGGCAAACCCATTGTCGATCTGTCGTCACGACTTAATGACATTATGATGCAACTGGTAACGCTGGTGATGCAGGTTGCGCCGTATGGTGTATTTGCGCTGATGGCCAAAGCGTTCGCGAATCAGGGGCTGGGTCTGATCGTGCCGATGTTTGCGTATTTTTCAGTGGTGGTGCTTGCGTTGCTGTTGCACTTGACGGGTACGCTGATGATTTTGCTCAAGGTGTTTGGTCGGGTTAATCCCTGGATGTTTTTGCGCAAAATGCGCGAGGTGCAGTTATTTGCCTTTAGTACATCCAGTTCAAATGCCACCTTGCCCGTGACCTTGAAAACAGCGGAGCAGCGCTTGGGGGTGGATAACTCGACTGCCTCATTCGTGGTTCCATTGGGTGCTACCATCAACATGGATGGTACGGCGATCATGCAGGGTGTGGCGACTGTGTTTATTGCCAACGTGTACGGTGTTGAGTTGGGTGTGACAGGCTATCTGGTGGTGATTGCGATGGCCGTGTTGGCATCGATTGGTACCGCCGGCGTACCGGGCGTAGGTTTGATTATGCTGGCGATGGTGTTGCACCAGGTAGGCTTGCCGGTGGAAGGCATTGCGTTAATCATGGGTGTGGATCGCTTGCTCGATATGATGCGAACGGCGGTGAATGTGACCGGCGATGCGATGGTGTCGGTGATTGTGGCGGGCAGTGAAAATACACTGGACAGACAGCGCTACGATGATCCACGCGCCGGCGATGCCGAAGAAGTCGTGCATCTTCCTCATGGTGACGCAAAATAA